The genomic stretch GCTAAACCTATAAATACAAAGTTATCAATTAATTCTGAAAAAGCAATAACTCCCAAGTTTTTAACTGCAGAGTATTCGTTTCCTGAATTAACAATTGTAGTAATTCTTGCATTTACAAAGTTACCGATCAAGTAACTGATGTATGACGCTACAAGAATTCTTGGAGTTTGTGTAAATACAAATGCAAGGCTTGAATCTCCGGTAAATGTTGCTGGAGAAGGCAAGAACAGAATCAATGTAGTCATGAATACAAACAGGACATCAACACATAAACCTAAAATAATGGTTCTACGTGCAGTTCTCTCACCGTAAACATCTGCAATTACGTTTGTTAAAATATATACCAAAGGATAAATCAAAACTCCAGCAGGAGTTTCCATTCCTAAAAATCCAATATTAATGATTTTAACTGTAATTAAGTTTGCTATGGTAAATGCCATACAGAAAAATGCAGTAATTATTACTCTTTTTTCAGTAAAGTCAAAATTTAAATCCATACACACTAATATTAAGTTTTAAAGTATATAAAAGTAGTTATAAAGCCTATTTGAGTCATCTAAAATAAGAATGAATTTTGAATCAGACATGTCCAATTCCATGACTGGTATTTTGGACAACCCAATTCTTACCCATACTGCTATAATAGTTGTTAATGCTATTTATTGTTGAATCAGATAGTTTATAATTGAGTTTTACAATCAAACTTTCATCCCACTTATGAGAAAACCTATTTTTCATATAGCTTACTTTAAGCCATTTGGTTGGAATATGATCATAACTGGCATAGGAATTACTGACCAATACGTTCTTGCCGTTGCTGCTGATATCCAAAATACAGACATAATGATTATATGCATGGAAAATTAAAGCACAACCACCTTTCTTAAGTTCTTTTAAAGCCTGATTAAATGTTGATTTATAGAAATATGTTGCCACGAAATTGTTTTTAGACAATGCTTTGATCATGTTCGGACATGAAGTGCCTGTCTTGTCAGTTTTGGAAAGTTTCGTCATGTATTTTTCACAAACATAATTCTTCAAGACCTGGCTGCACATACTGCATGATGTCGGTCCACATGTATATGCGGTATTTTGAGAATCCTTTACGTAAGGATACTTGTATGATTTTCCCTTAAGTGAAACGCTAATCGATCCCGGCCAGTAACCGTATTTGTTCTTCTTGACAAGCTTGGTGTTTACTGCCCTTTCTATAACATTCCATTTTTCACGCTTTATTATATGGTTCAACTTAGGATAATTTTTGGTTTTAAAGAAAGTGTACTTTGTCAACTTGCCATGCAAGAAGAGACAGTAACTATCCCTTTTCAAGACTTCACGATACTGTGATTTCTTAAGAGTGTATTTGGCATTGCCATCACCCATCGCATAATTTCCAGGCATCACATCAATATCAGGTTTTCCATTGTATGTGCTGCTTTCCTTGAGAGGATCCTTAACATTGCCTTCATAACATTTCATGTTCTTCATGGAATAATAATTTCCGACCTGTGCCTTTACGGTATAATGGCCCACCTTAACATTTGGTTTAAATATTACAATTCCTTCAGAATTGGCTTTTTTGGATAGTTTTTTATTGCCTATTGTCAATATTACATTTTTAGAGACAGCCTTGCCATTAATTTTAAGATAAACCCTTAAAAATCCTTTAGTGAGCAGCTTATTGTTGCCTATGCTGATTGAGCGTGATGAGGTTACCTTGAACTTTATTTTCTTAGAAGATGCCCCATATTGACTATCTCCACTGAATTTAGCTTTGATAGCATAGTTTTTATTTATTTTAGAATTAATCTTAA from uncultured Methanobrevibacter sp. encodes the following:
- a CDS encoding queuosine precursor transporter; its protein translation is MDLNFDFTEKRVIITAFFCMAFTIANLITVKIINIGFLGMETPAGVLIYPLVYILTNVIADVYGERTARRTIILGLCVDVLFVFMTTLILFLPSPATFTGDSSLAFVFTQTPRILVASYISYLIGNFVNARITTIVNSGNEYSAVKNLGVIAFSELIDNFVFIGLAFIGVFPVAEILIMIISHWILSLIWSAIAQPFTNMTVRWAEKGKPAEA
- a CDS encoding cysteine peptidase family C39 domain-containing protein, coding for MASANNDNATEIIRMADEEVIEVENRSEESISQDLNSAMQSNETNYKSTPKITVDSTKVYSKDTLEINLLSSTHDSLASKKLIVNLNNKVYTLKTNSEGVVKLPINLAAKSYKLTVSFEGDDKYNSISKVFKIDVVKIKTKLTPSANFVVKGNYFYFHLIDGNGNSLAHQRVTIKLSGKTHKMKTNSYGRVKIKINSKINKNYAIKAKFSGDSQYGASSKKIKFKVTSSRSISIGNNKLLTKGFLRVYLKINGKAVSKNVILTIGNKKLSKKANSEGIVIFKPNVKVGHYTVKAQVGNYYSMKNMKCYEGNVKDPLKESSTYNGKPDIDVMPGNYAMGDGNAKYTLKKSQYREVLKRDSYCLFLHGKLTKYTFFKTKNYPKLNHIIKREKWNVIERAVNTKLVKKNKYGYWPGSISVSLKGKSYKYPYVKDSQNTAYTCGPTSCSMCSQVLKNYVCEKYMTKLSKTDKTGTSCPNMIKALSKNNFVATYFYKSTFNQALKELKKGGCALIFHAYNHYVCILDISSNGKNVLVSNSYASYDHIPTKWLKVSYMKNRFSHKWDESLIVKLNYKLSDSTINSINNYYSSMGKNWVVQNTSHGIGHV